Proteins found in one Brevibacillus brevis genomic segment:
- a CDS encoding nucleotide sugar dehydrogenase has product MTQPVRVAVVGLGFVGLPLALTYAMKGANVIGIDVLPHVVDEINAAHSHHLESYQGKTLPEILKEQIEAKRFRATSSYEEAAAEVHNYIVTVGLPVHNGDPDLGPLKSCAQSLGRVLKKGDTIMIRSTVVPGTTEDVILPILEETSGLVAGVDFYLTYCSERIAEGRAFEEFIHMPLVLGGINEQSAEKGKELLSFISETDITITDIRVVETAKVIENIQRDVNIAMVQEFARFSEAFGIDTFELIKVANTHTRVNLLSPGPGVGGFCLPNALYYLQPKARELEVNLPILQLARNTNDAVPDVLIGMLEQALKNNGKTLAGSRVAVLGMAMKDFSNDDRVSPVHDLIKLLMAKGVDVRSYDPAVPTVYDHKVDSLDKAVNGADALFLTAVQKEFAEADWAHVAEKMADAPILFDTKNRIPRDLVSKATVVRI; this is encoded by the coding sequence ATGACTCAACCTGTACGCGTAGCTGTTGTGGGATTGGGGTTTGTAGGCTTGCCGTTGGCGCTTACCTATGCCATGAAAGGAGCAAACGTCATCGGTATTGACGTCTTACCGCATGTCGTCGATGAGATCAATGCGGCACATTCCCATCACCTGGAGTCCTATCAGGGGAAAACGTTGCCAGAGATCCTCAAAGAGCAGATTGAAGCAAAACGCTTCCGTGCAACGTCCTCCTACGAGGAAGCGGCAGCGGAAGTCCATAACTATATTGTAACAGTCGGATTGCCTGTTCATAACGGCGATCCTGATCTCGGACCGCTGAAAAGCTGTGCGCAATCGCTTGGTCGTGTACTGAAAAAAGGCGATACCATCATGATCCGCAGTACCGTCGTACCAGGAACGACAGAAGACGTGATTCTGCCGATTTTGGAGGAAACAAGCGGTCTTGTTGCGGGTGTCGATTTCTACCTGACATATTGCTCGGAGCGAATTGCAGAAGGCCGTGCTTTTGAAGAGTTCATCCACATGCCGCTCGTTTTGGGAGGCATCAACGAGCAAAGCGCCGAAAAAGGAAAAGAGTTGCTGTCCTTCATCAGCGAGACGGACATCACGATCACGGATATCCGTGTAGTCGAGACAGCAAAAGTCATCGAGAACATCCAGCGTGATGTGAACATTGCGATGGTACAGGAATTTGCTCGTTTCTCCGAGGCATTTGGCATCGATACGTTCGAGTTGATCAAGGTTGCCAATACGCACACGCGTGTAAACCTGTTATCGCCAGGACCGGGTGTAGGCGGCTTCTGCTTGCCGAATGCACTGTACTACTTGCAGCCTAAGGCACGTGAATTGGAAGTAAACCTGCCGATTCTGCAATTGGCTCGCAACACGAATGATGCAGTCCCTGATGTGTTGATCGGAATGCTCGAGCAAGCCTTGAAAAATAATGGCAAGACATTGGCAGGAAGCCGCGTAGCTGTATTGGGAATGGCGATGAAAGACTTTTCCAATGACGACCGCGTAAGCCCTGTCCATGACCTGATTAAGCTGCTCATGGCAAAAGGAGTAGACGTTCGTTCGTACGATCCGGCTGTTCCGACTGTGTATGATCACAAGGTTGACAGTTTGGACAAAGCAGTGAATGGAGCAGATGCGTTGTTCCTGACTGCTGTACAAAAGGAATTTGCTGAGGCGGATTGGGCTCATGTTGCCGAAAAGATGGCTGACGCGCCGATCCTCTTCGACACGAAGAACCGCATCCCGCGTGACCTTGTTAGCAAGGCGACTGTGGTGCGCATTTAA
- a CDS encoding sigma-70 family RNA polymerase sigma factor, which translates to MNDQMLELWLDRLRDGDQEAFEVIYSMTRTKIYGTVAAMVTNKEDVHDIVSEIYYQLWRSLPAYDRKRPFLFWVNGIVIRQVKNWRRQIWRRFRLLERKQSLEEEKHVETPDEPMLAMESATEMQQAIQMLPFKLRIVVIYRYYYDYTYDQIAELLQIPVGTAKSRNHLALKRIREWIDVEWNEEELQTCLSKKS; encoded by the coding sequence ATGAATGATCAAATGTTAGAACTGTGGCTGGACCGTTTGCGTGATGGAGATCAAGAAGCTTTTGAGGTGATCTACAGCATGACGCGGACAAAAATTTACGGTACCGTAGCAGCCATGGTCACGAATAAAGAAGATGTTCATGATATTGTAAGCGAAATTTACTATCAGCTATGGAGATCACTGCCTGCTTATGATCGCAAGCGTCCGTTTCTGTTCTGGGTGAATGGGATTGTCATTAGACAGGTGAAAAACTGGCGAAGACAGATTTGGAGAAGATTCCGTCTGTTAGAACGAAAACAGAGCTTGGAAGAAGAGAAACATGTCGAAACGCCGGATGAGCCAATGCTTGCGATGGAATCTGCCACAGAGATGCAGCAAGCAATCCAAATGCTGCCGTTCAAGCTGCGGATCGTCGTCATTTATCGGTATTACTACGATTATACGTACGACCAGATTGCCGAACTGCTGCAAATACCTGTGGGGACAGCAAAATCGAGAAATCATCTGGCATTAAAGCGAATCCGCGAGTGGATTGACGTTGAATGGAATGAGGAGGAACTCCAAACATGTCTATCGAAAAAATCATAA
- a CDS encoding DUF4179 domain-containing protein has protein sequence MSIEKIIKQSLTKQIDETTIPDELDQRVRQSFHRYHEKKETVTMKKKLVMMGLIAAIILPTGVYAALNGTSYFADNPKDLNGLVGEEVKRAAAEGLSIPIDQKITDQGITIHFTEVYAEDSKVLLHYRIEQQNGELVPFEFDTTGLDVVGEANGNPMYQDKGLEGPSVLNFFGTKEDTMPFYLTDESGKELEVGIADHNKPEGVLAFTSRESKLPQPLTLNIDVNRIGKTKGNWKGQFIVDQSKAKEATEAAK, from the coding sequence ATGTCTATCGAAAAAATCATAAAACAGTCTCTCACCAAACAAATAGACGAGACCACGATCCCTGATGAACTCGATCAGCGCGTAAGGCAGTCCTTTCATCGCTATCACGAAAAAAAGGAGACTGTAACGATGAAGAAAAAATTAGTTATGATGGGATTAATTGCTGCTATTATACTGCCGACTGGAGTATATGCGGCTTTAAATGGAACCTCTTATTTTGCAGACAATCCAAAAGACTTGAACGGTTTGGTGGGTGAAGAGGTTAAGCGAGCAGCGGCAGAAGGGTTGTCCATTCCGATCGATCAAAAAATTACCGATCAGGGGATTACGATTCATTTTACGGAAGTGTATGCGGAAGATAGCAAGGTTCTGCTGCACTATCGCATTGAACAACAAAATGGAGAACTGGTGCCTTTCGAATTCGATACGACAGGTTTAGATGTGGTAGGCGAAGCAAATGGCAATCCCATGTACCAGGATAAAGGCTTGGAAGGTCCAAGTGTCCTAAACTTTTTCGGAACCAAAGAGGATACTATGCCTTTCTACTTAACAGATGAATCCGGTAAGGAACTAGAGGTGGGAATAGCCGATCATAACAAGCCAGAGGGCGTTCTTGCCTTCACCTCGCGTGAATCCAAGCTACCACAACCACTCACCTTAAATATCGATGTGAACCGGATCGGCAAAACAAAGGGCAACTGGAAGGGACAGTTTATTGTGGACCAGAGCAAAGCCAAAGAAGCAACAGAGGCTGCGAAGTAG
- a CDS encoding cold-shock protein, protein MERGRVKWFNSEKGFGFIERDGGDDVFVHFSAIQGEGYKSLDEGQEVEFDVENGQRGPQATNVRKL, encoded by the coding sequence ATGGAACGTGGAAGAGTAAAGTGGTTCAACAGTGAAAAAGGTTTCGGTTTTATCGAGCGTGATGGTGGAGATGACGTATTCGTCCATTTCTCCGCAATTCAGGGCGAAGGGTACAAATCCTTGGACGAAGGGCAAGAGGTTGAGTTTGACGTAGAAAACGGTCAACGCGGTCCTCAAGCGACGAACGTTCGGAAATTATAA